In Bombus pascuorum chromosome 13, iyBomPasc1.1, whole genome shotgun sequence, a single genomic region encodes these proteins:
- the LOC132913681 gene encoding nuclear autoantigenic sperm protein isoform X2, which translates to MADVAENAAFTDPATAISHGKRHLLVRDYTMAVTALAQACQLLVEKHGDTADELGEPYLLYGRALLGLAREEAGVLGGGVPGSEETEEDDEEDEEEAEDEKLSNVDEKEEEESEEHTDNGAVNEAKEKTATENKTEESEVEQELKKPEVDEKEEKVETSSEKNETEKSDSDKTEDSKTAKQTVEKPKEDEDEEPAADSSKDTSNANGPSCSTEQNGVVKENGENDGEDIEKEDEEDEVNNLQVAWEVLELAKLVLLKRGQSGWKLLTDAYRLLGEVAMEGGNFQGALNDLHRCLELLQQIEPRESRAMAEIHYQLALAHSLGNDFDASIEEFNKATELLDSRIKYLEEMKEPPKTDDSFYTVEGEIQELKELLPEIQEKISDMKDFKQEACKLVIEGIKNKVAGGCSNGAGPSGSNESSAPKVQKPASDISHLVRKKRKADESETEIMSPYKKPTPEKAV; encoded by the exons ATGGCCGACGTCGCCGAAAACGCAGCCTTCACTGACCCAGCGACCGCGATCTCCCATGGTAAACGGCATCTCTTAGTTCGGGACTATACCATGGCTGTAACCGCATTGGCACAGGCATGTCAACTGCTTGTCGAAAAACACGGAGACACCGCTGACGAACTTGGCGAGCCTTATTTGCTTTACGGTCGGGCTCTTCTTGGTTTAGCGAGAGAGGAGGCTGGAGTGTTGGGTGGCGGAGTGCCGGGCTCAGAAGAAACTGAAGAAGACGATGAAGAGGACGAGGAGGAGGCTGAAGACGAGAAATTGAGCAACGTTGacgagaaggaagaagaggagagtGAAGAGCACACGGACAATGGGGCAGTCAACGAAGCAAAAGAGAAAACTGCCACCGAAAACAAAACTGAAGAATCGGAAGTTGAGCAAGAACTCAAGAAACCGGAAGTTgacgaaaaagaagagaaggtaGAAACGAGCAGTGAAAAaaacgaaacagaaaaatcAGACTCTGATAAGACTGAAGATAGTAAGACAGCGAAACAGACGGTCGAAAAGCCAAAAGAAGATGAGGATGAGGAGCCTGCGGCTGACTCCAGTAAAGATACAAGTAACGCTAATGGACCTTCTTGTTCAACTGAACAGAATGGGGTTGTCAAGGAAAATGGAGAAAATGATGGTGAGGATATAGAAAAGGAAGATGAAGAGGATGAAGTCAACAATCTACAG GTTGCCTGGGAAGTGTTAGAACTAGCGAAACTAGTGCTGTTAAAACGTGGTCAATCCGGTTGGAAGTTACTGACTGATGCATATCGACTCCTAGGAGAAGTGGCCATGGAAGGGGGGAACTTTCAGGGTGCTTTGAACGATCTACATCGATGTCTGGAACTTCTGCAGCAGATTGAGCCGCGAGAGTCAAGGGCGATGGCCGAAATCCATTATCAGCTTGCATTAGCTCATTCCTTGGGCAACGATTTTGACGCCAGTATCGAAGAATTTAACAAAGCTACGGAATTGCTGGATTCGCGTATCAAATATTtggaagaaatgaaagaacCTCCCAAAACGGACGATTCCTTCTATACGGTAGAAGGGGAGATTCAAGAATTGAAAGAGTTGCTCCCAGAGATTCAAGAGAAAATCTCAGATATGAAAGACTTTAAGCAGGAAGCTTGCAAACTCGTCATAGAAGGTATCAAAAACAAAGTAGCTGGTGGCTGTTCGAATGGTGCCGGACCAAGTGGTAGCAACGAAAGTTCTGCACCTAAAGTTCAAAAACCTGCTAGTGATATATCTCATTTGGTGCGTAAGAAACGGAAAGCCGATGAATCAGAGACAGAAATTATGTCGCCATACAAAAAGCCGACGCCGGAAAAAGCTGTTTGA
- the LOC132913681 gene encoding nuclear autoantigenic sperm protein isoform X1 has translation MEASHMMADVAENAAFTDPATAISHGKRHLLVRDYTMAVTALAQACQLLVEKHGDTADELGEPYLLYGRALLGLAREEAGVLGGGVPGSEETEEDDEEDEEEAEDEKLSNVDEKEEEESEEHTDNGAVNEAKEKTATENKTEESEVEQELKKPEVDEKEEKVETSSEKNETEKSDSDKTEDSKTAKQTVEKPKEDEDEEPAADSSKDTSNANGPSCSTEQNGVVKENGENDGEDIEKEDEEDEVNNLQVAWEVLELAKLVLLKRGQSGWKLLTDAYRLLGEVAMEGGNFQGALNDLHRCLELLQQIEPRESRAMAEIHYQLALAHSLGNDFDASIEEFNKATELLDSRIKYLEEMKEPPKTDDSFYTVEGEIQELKELLPEIQEKISDMKDFKQEACKLVIEGIKNKVAGGCSNGAGPSGSNESSAPKVQKPASDISHLVRKKRKADESETEIMSPYKKPTPEKAV, from the exons ATGGCCGACGTCGCCGAAAACGCAGCCTTCACTGACCCAGCGACCGCGATCTCCCATGGTAAACGGCATCTCTTAGTTCGGGACTATACCATGGCTGTAACCGCATTGGCACAGGCATGTCAACTGCTTGTCGAAAAACACGGAGACACCGCTGACGAACTTGGCGAGCCTTATTTGCTTTACGGTCGGGCTCTTCTTGGTTTAGCGAGAGAGGAGGCTGGAGTGTTGGGTGGCGGAGTGCCGGGCTCAGAAGAAACTGAAGAAGACGATGAAGAGGACGAGGAGGAGGCTGAAGACGAGAAATTGAGCAACGTTGacgagaaggaagaagaggagagtGAAGAGCACACGGACAATGGGGCAGTCAACGAAGCAAAAGAGAAAACTGCCACCGAAAACAAAACTGAAGAATCGGAAGTTGAGCAAGAACTCAAGAAACCGGAAGTTgacgaaaaagaagagaaggtaGAAACGAGCAGTGAAAAaaacgaaacagaaaaatcAGACTCTGATAAGACTGAAGATAGTAAGACAGCGAAACAGACGGTCGAAAAGCCAAAAGAAGATGAGGATGAGGAGCCTGCGGCTGACTCCAGTAAAGATACAAGTAACGCTAATGGACCTTCTTGTTCAACTGAACAGAATGGGGTTGTCAAGGAAAATGGAGAAAATGATGGTGAGGATATAGAAAAGGAAGATGAAGAGGATGAAGTCAACAATCTACAG GTTGCCTGGGAAGTGTTAGAACTAGCGAAACTAGTGCTGTTAAAACGTGGTCAATCCGGTTGGAAGTTACTGACTGATGCATATCGACTCCTAGGAGAAGTGGCCATGGAAGGGGGGAACTTTCAGGGTGCTTTGAACGATCTACATCGATGTCTGGAACTTCTGCAGCAGATTGAGCCGCGAGAGTCAAGGGCGATGGCCGAAATCCATTATCAGCTTGCATTAGCTCATTCCTTGGGCAACGATTTTGACGCCAGTATCGAAGAATTTAACAAAGCTACGGAATTGCTGGATTCGCGTATCAAATATTtggaagaaatgaaagaacCTCCCAAAACGGACGATTCCTTCTATACGGTAGAAGGGGAGATTCAAGAATTGAAAGAGTTGCTCCCAGAGATTCAAGAGAAAATCTCAGATATGAAAGACTTTAAGCAGGAAGCTTGCAAACTCGTCATAGAAGGTATCAAAAACAAAGTAGCTGGTGGCTGTTCGAATGGTGCCGGACCAAGTGGTAGCAACGAAAGTTCTGCACCTAAAGTTCAAAAACCTGCTAGTGATATATCTCATTTGGTGCGTAAGAAACGGAAAGCCGATGAATCAGAGACAGAAATTATGTCGCCATACAAAAAGCCGACGCCGGAAAAAGCTGTTTGA